The Sinomicrobium kalidii genome contains a region encoding:
- a CDS encoding 3-deoxy-D-manno-octulosonic acid transferase: MTLFIYNILISLTGLLLRIVALFDKKIKLFVNGRKTVFAVLRQQIAPEDKVIWFHTASLGEFEQGLPVMEKVKTEFPDHKILVTFFSPSGYEVKKHSGAADIITYLPLDTRRNAKKFLDLVHPELAVFVKYEFWPNYLHLLKKGSIQTILISAIFRRDQMFFKSYGGFMRRSLQTFARFFVQDERSGELLHNIGIARVTVSGDTRLDRVTEILHRDNTLDFMEPFHNGNLCFVAGSTWPEDEEILVDFINNTTGEVKFVLAPHNIKPAHNQALKKSIRKKSVLYSERQGKDLREYEVLIVDTIGILTKIYSYADMAYVGGGMGTTGLHNILEPAVFGIPVIIGKNYGKFKEANELVALQGVLPVSGKDQFHKTLLQLTNNKEFRKETGQINAAYIKKNRGAVIQILEFIRTLL, encoded by the coding sequence ATGACACTTTTTATATACAATATCCTGATATCCCTTACCGGCCTGTTGCTTCGGATCGTCGCCCTGTTCGATAAAAAAATAAAGCTTTTTGTCAATGGCAGGAAAACGGTCTTTGCCGTCCTCCGACAACAGATTGCACCGGAAGATAAGGTCATCTGGTTTCACACGGCCTCACTGGGGGAATTCGAACAGGGATTACCGGTGATGGAAAAGGTGAAAACCGAATTTCCGGATCACAAGATACTGGTCACTTTTTTTTCCCCTTCCGGCTATGAAGTAAAAAAACACAGCGGGGCGGCAGATATCATCACCTATTTACCACTTGACACCAGGAGGAATGCCAAAAAATTCCTGGACCTTGTGCACCCCGAACTCGCCGTTTTTGTCAAATACGAATTCTGGCCCAATTACCTGCACCTGCTGAAAAAAGGGAGCATTCAAACCATCCTCATCTCTGCCATATTCCGCAGGGACCAGATGTTCTTTAAATCCTATGGCGGGTTCATGCGCCGTTCGTTACAGACATTTGCCCGCTTTTTCGTTCAGGATGAGCGTTCGGGGGAATTGCTGCACAATATCGGCATTGCGCGTGTTACCGTAAGCGGCGATACCAGGCTGGACCGGGTGACAGAAATACTGCACAGGGACAACACCCTGGATTTTATGGAGCCCTTCCACAATGGCAACCTCTGTTTCGTTGCCGGAAGCACCTGGCCGGAAGACGAGGAAATACTGGTGGATTTCATCAATAACACTACCGGGGAGGTAAAATTCGTACTGGCCCCTCACAATATAAAACCCGCACATAACCAAGCATTAAAAAAATCCATCCGGAAAAAATCCGTGCTGTATTCGGAAAGACAGGGCAAAGACCTTCGGGAATACGAAGTCCTTATTGTAGACACCATTGGTATTCTCACAAAAATATACAGCTATGCCGATATGGCCTATGTGGGCGGGGGAATGGGCACTACCGGGCTTCACAACATCCTGGAACCCGCCGTTTTCGGTATCCCGGTCATCATCGGAAAAAACTATGGCAAATTCAAGGAAGCCAACGAGCTGGTAGCTTTGCAAGGGGTATTGCCTGTTTCCGGCAAAGACCAGTTTCACAAAACATTACTACAATTAACTAATAATAAAGAATTTAGAAAAGAAACAGGACAGATCAATGCCGCCTACATTAAAAAAAACAGGGGGGCCGTCATCCAAATACTGGAGTTTATACGTACATTATTATAA
- a CDS encoding purine-nucleoside phosphorylase encodes MTQNDLNKSVAYLREKGFLEPEIGIVLGTGLGKLVEKIQNPLTVYYSHIPFFPLATVEFHSGKLIYGKIEGKKVVVMQGRFHLYEGYDLIDVTYPIRVMHRLGIKRLLISNAGGAVNLQFKKGEIMLIEDHINLQGDSPLAFNNVPDFGERFVDMSEPYDPPMRKLLENIAAENNITLRKGVYASVVGPQLETKAEYRYLKLIGADAVGMSTVPEVIVANHLKLPVVAVSVLTDECDPDHLAPVNVTDIIATATKAEPDMITLFKALIKQLS; translated from the coding sequence ATGACACAAAACGACCTCAACAAATCTGTAGCCTATCTCAGGGAAAAAGGGTTCCTGGAACCGGAAATAGGTATTGTACTCGGCACGGGGCTGGGGAAACTGGTAGAAAAAATCCAAAACCCCTTAACCGTTTATTACAGCCATATTCCGTTCTTTCCCCTGGCCACTGTGGAATTTCATTCCGGAAAACTTATTTACGGAAAGATCGAAGGTAAAAAAGTAGTGGTCATGCAGGGCCGGTTTCACCTTTATGAAGGGTATGACCTCATCGATGTTACCTATCCCATACGGGTAATGCACCGGCTCGGTATAAAACGACTGCTCATTTCCAATGCCGGGGGTGCTGTGAACCTGCAATTCAAAAAAGGGGAGATCATGCTCATTGAAGACCATATCAACCTCCAGGGCGATTCACCCCTGGCCTTCAATAATGTCCCGGATTTCGGCGAACGCTTTGTGGACATGAGCGAGCCTTATGACCCGCCCATGCGAAAACTACTGGAAAATATTGCAGCCGAAAACAATATAACCCTGAGAAAAGGTGTATATGCCTCGGTAGTGGGCCCTCAACTGGAAACCAAAGCGGAATACCGCTACCTGAAGCTCATAGGCGCCGATGCCGTGGGAATGAGCACCGTACCGGAAGTTATTGTGGCCAATCATCTGAAACTGCCGGTTGTTGCCGTTTCCGTATTGACCGATGAATGCGACCCCGACCATCTTGCCCCGGTCAACGTAACAGATATCATTGCCACGGCAACCAAAGCAGAACCCGATATGATAACGTTGTTCAAAGCGTTAATAAAACAGCTCTCATAA